In Magnetospirillum sp. XM-1, a single window of DNA contains:
- a CDS encoding LysR family transcriptional regulator, which yields MNLKQLEYFVRVAELGSFSKAAMVLDIAQPALSRQVRQLETDLSTNLLIRTGRGVALTEAGSRLFEHAVGILQSVERATEDMESARGEPAGRIVIGLPPSIGRRLILPLVEGFRATLPKARLAVVEGLSTHVTEWIATGRVDLGLVHNPEPNPAIEVSRLLDEPLGLVGPAGESSRTLRWAELGAYPLILPERSHAMRKLLETQAAFAGVRLKVVMEVSSIPSILDLVAAGHGHAVLTETALASWRRAGDFSLRRLVDPSVASTLFMAVSAHKPITPLGRRAMVLLRDLVKTEIG from the coding sequence TTGAACCTCAAGCAGCTGGAATATTTCGTCCGCGTGGCCGAGCTGGGCAGCTTCAGCAAGGCGGCCATGGTCTTGGACATCGCCCAGCCCGCTTTGTCGCGCCAGGTGCGCCAGCTGGAAACCGATCTTTCCACCAACCTCTTGATCCGCACCGGGCGCGGCGTGGCGCTGACCGAGGCCGGGTCGCGCCTGTTCGAGCATGCGGTGGGCATCCTGCAATCGGTGGAGCGGGCCACCGAGGACATGGAATCGGCGCGCGGCGAGCCGGCGGGGCGCATCGTCATCGGCCTGCCGCCCAGCATCGGACGCCGCCTGATCCTGCCCCTGGTGGAAGGCTTCCGCGCCACCCTGCCCAAGGCCCGCCTCGCCGTGGTCGAGGGCCTGTCCACCCATGTCACCGAATGGATCGCCACCGGCCGGGTCGATCTGGGCCTGGTCCACAATCCCGAGCCCAACCCGGCCATCGAGGTGTCGCGCCTGCTCGATGAACCTCTGGGGCTGGTCGGCCCGGCGGGCGAGAGTTCCCGGACCCTGCGCTGGGCCGAGCTGGGCGCCTATCCCCTGATCCTGCCCGAACGTTCGCACGCCATGCGCAAGCTGCTGGAGACCCAGGCGGCCTTCGCCGGCGTGCGGCTCAAGGTGGTGATGGAGGTGTCGTCCATCCCCTCCATCCTCGATCTGGTGGCCGCCGGCCACGGCCATGCGGTGCTGACCGAGACGGCGCTGGCCTCGTGGCGGCGCGCCGGCGATTTCAGCCTGCGCCGTCTGGTGGACCCTTCGGTGGCCAGCACCTTGTTCATGGCGGTCTCCGCCCACAAGCCGATCACGCCGCTGGGGCGGCGCGCCATGGTGCTGTTGCGGGATTTGGTCAAAACCGAAATTGGCTGA
- a CDS encoding 4-oxalomesaconate tautomerase codes for MQTSIPCLFMRGGTSRGPFFLESDLPADTALRDKVLLAIMGSPHARQIDGLGGGHPLTSKVGIVRPSMVPGIDLDFLFAQLQPDKDTVDTTPNCGNMLAAVVPFALERGLAAPQGETTTLRVLTLNTGMACDITVQTPGGRVEYDGDARIDGVPGTSAPIAINFLDTAGSVCSGLLPTGSVKNLIDGIEVTCIDNGMPMVLFRATEVGRTGAESVESLNADTELKTRIEGLRLLAGHLMGLGNVAEKNYPKMCLIAPPSAGGAVGTRCFIPHVCHDAIGVLAAVTVATACVLEGSVADGLAKVPDGAAKTIAVEHPTGEFSVELELDPQDPQKVVRAALLRTARLLMKGEVMIPASVWEGKPA; via the coding sequence ATGCAAACCTCGATCCCCTGCCTGTTCATGCGCGGCGGCACATCCCGTGGTCCGTTCTTTCTGGAAAGCGACCTGCCGGCGGACACGGCGCTCCGGGACAAGGTGCTGCTGGCGATCATGGGCTCGCCCCATGCGCGCCAGATCGACGGGTTGGGCGGCGGCCATCCCCTGACGTCGAAGGTGGGGATCGTGCGGCCCAGCATGGTGCCCGGCATCGATCTCGACTTCCTGTTCGCCCAGTTGCAGCCCGACAAGGACACGGTCGATACCACGCCCAATTGCGGCAACATGCTGGCCGCGGTGGTGCCCTTCGCGCTGGAACGTGGGCTGGCAGCACCCCAGGGCGAGACCACCACGCTGCGCGTACTCACGCTCAACACCGGCATGGCCTGCGACATCACCGTCCAGACCCCCGGCGGCCGGGTGGAATACGATGGCGACGCCCGCATCGACGGGGTGCCCGGCACGTCCGCGCCCATCGCCATCAACTTCCTCGATACCGCCGGTTCCGTCTGTTCCGGCCTGCTGCCCACCGGCTCGGTCAAGAACCTGATCGACGGCATCGAGGTCACCTGCATCGACAACGGCATGCCCATGGTGCTGTTCCGCGCCACGGAAGTGGGCCGTACCGGCGCCGAAAGCGTCGAATCCCTCAATGCCGACACCGAGCTCAAGACCCGCATCGAGGGGCTGCGTCTGCTGGCCGGCCACCTGATGGGCCTGGGCAACGTCGCCGAGAAGAATTACCCCAAGATGTGCCTGATCGCCCCGCCGAGTGCGGGTGGCGCGGTGGGAACCCGCTGCTTCATTCCCCATGTCTGTCATGACGCCATCGGCGTGCTGGCCGCCGTGACGGTGGCCACCGCCTGCGTGCTGGAGGGCAGCGTCGCCGACGGCCTGGCCAAGGTGCCCGACGGCGCGGCGAAGACCATCGCCGTCGAGCATCCCACCGGCGAGTTCAGCGTCGAGCTGGAGCTCGATCCGCAAGACCCGCAGAAGGTCGTCCGCGCCGCGCTTTTGCGCACCGCAAGGCTGCTCATGAAGGGCGAGGTGATGATCCCCGCCTCCGTCTGGGAAGGAAAACCCGCATGA
- a CDS encoding amidohydrolase family protein → MIIDIHGHYTTAPKALEEWRNRQIAGLKDSSQAPKVAELKISDDDLRETIVTNQLAKMKERGSDLTIFSPRASFMAHHIGDFQTSSTWAAICNELCARVAKLFPDNFIGAAMLPQSPGVDPKTCVPEIEKCVKEYGFVAINLNPDPSGGHWTSPPLSDRHWYPIYEAMVEYGLPAMIHVSTSCNACFHTTGAHYLNADTTAFMQCLTSDLFKDFPDLKFVIPHGGGAVPYHWGRFRGLAQELKKPLLRDHLLNNIFFDTCVYHQPGIDLLTKVIPVDNILFASEMIGAVRGIDPETGHYYDDTKRYIEATLNLSAEDRFKVYEGNARRVYPRLDAALKAKGL, encoded by the coding sequence ATGATCATCGACATTCACGGCCATTACACCACCGCGCCCAAGGCGCTGGAGGAATGGCGCAACCGCCAGATCGCCGGCCTCAAGGACTCGTCCCAGGCGCCCAAGGTCGCGGAACTTAAGATCAGCGACGATGATCTGCGCGAAACCATCGTCACCAACCAGCTGGCCAAGATGAAGGAGCGCGGTTCCGACCTCACCATCTTCTCGCCCAGGGCCAGTTTCATGGCGCACCATATCGGCGATTTCCAGACGTCGTCGACCTGGGCCGCTATCTGCAACGAGCTGTGCGCCCGTGTGGCCAAGCTGTTCCCCGACAATTTCATCGGCGCGGCCATGCTGCCGCAAAGTCCGGGCGTGGACCCCAAGACCTGCGTCCCAGAGATCGAGAAGTGCGTGAAGGAATACGGCTTCGTCGCCATCAACCTCAATCCCGATCCGTCGGGCGGGCACTGGACCTCGCCGCCGCTGTCCGACCGCCACTGGTACCCCATCTACGAGGCCATGGTGGAATACGGCCTGCCGGCCATGATCCACGTATCCACCTCGTGCAATGCCTGCTTCCACACCACGGGCGCCCATTACCTCAACGCCGATACCACGGCGTTCATGCAGTGCCTGACCTCGGATTTGTTCAAGGACTTCCCCGACCTCAAGTTCGTCATTCCGCACGGCGGCGGCGCGGTGCCCTATCACTGGGGCCGCTTCCGGGGCCTGGCGCAGGAGCTGAAGAAGCCCCTGCTGCGCGACCACCTGCTCAACAACATCTTCTTCGACACCTGCGTCTACCACCAGCCGGGCATCGACCTGCTGACCAAGGTGATCCCGGTGGACAACATCCTGTTCGCCTCCGAGATGATCGGCGCGGTCCGCGGTATCGATCCCGAGACCGGGCACTATTACGACGACACTAAGCGCTACATCGAGGCGACGCTGAACCTGTCGGCGGAAGACCGCTTCAAGGTCTACGAGGGCAATGCAAGGCGGGTCTATCCCCGTCTCGACGCGGCGCTCAAGGCAAAGGGGCTGTGA